A portion of the Stella humosa genome contains these proteins:
- a CDS encoding methyltransferase domain-containing protein, translating to MSPPADTNRSAVLADPPEGMRVFDRHSVRRHRERAAAGFAGHGFLFDEVAARLADRLDDVRREFATILDIGARGGVMARALAARGGDAPAALGDKSTVVIHSDLAPSLLAGLPRAVVADPEALPFAGGFDLVASCLDLHWVNDLPGALVQIRRALRPDGLFLAAIFGGDTLSELREAWLAAEIEVEGGASPRISPFADGRDAGALLQRAGFALPVIDTDRITVTYADPIALMRDLRGMGETNAVALRRRTATRRATLFRAAEIYGERFADADGRIRATFEIVTMTGWAPHADQQKPLKPGSAAFKLAEALNGEPDQSARSQ from the coding sequence ATGTCGCCTCCTGCCGATACCAACCGTTCCGCCGTCCTGGCTGATCCGCCCGAAGGCATGCGGGTGTTCGACCGCCACAGCGTTCGCCGCCATCGTGAGCGTGCCGCTGCGGGGTTCGCCGGGCACGGCTTTCTCTTCGACGAGGTGGCCGCCCGCTTGGCCGACCGGCTGGACGACGTCCGGCGGGAGTTCGCCACCATCCTCGACATCGGCGCCCGCGGTGGCGTGATGGCGCGAGCGCTGGCCGCCCGCGGCGGCGATGCCCCGGCCGCGCTTGGCGACAAATCCACCGTCGTCATCCACAGCGATCTGGCGCCATCCCTACTGGCGGGCCTGCCGCGCGCGGTGGTGGCCGACCCGGAGGCCCTGCCCTTTGCCGGTGGCTTCGACCTGGTGGCAAGCTGCCTCGACCTGCATTGGGTCAACGACCTGCCCGGCGCTCTGGTGCAAATCCGCCGTGCCCTGCGGCCGGACGGCCTGTTCCTGGCCGCCATCTTCGGCGGCGACACGCTGAGCGAATTGCGCGAGGCGTGGCTGGCGGCCGAGATCGAGGTCGAAGGCGGGGCCAGCCCGCGCATCTCCCCCTTCGCGGACGGCCGCGACGCCGGCGCCCTGTTGCAGCGGGCCGGCTTCGCCCTGCCGGTGATCGACACCGATCGCATCACCGTGACCTACGCCGATCCCATCGCCCTGATGCGCGACCTGCGCGGGATGGGCGAGACGAATGCGGTGGCACTCCGTCGCCGCACCGCCACCCGCCGCGCCACCCTCTTCCGCGCCGCCGAGATCTATGGCGAGCGCTTCGCGGACGCCGACGGCCGCATCCGCGCCACCTTCGAGATCGTCACCATGACCGGGTGGGCCCCCCACGCCGACCAGCAGAAGCCGCTGAAGCCGGGCAGCGCTGCCTTCAAGCTGGCCGAGGCGCTGAACGGCGAGCCCGATCAGTCGGCTCGATCACAGTGA
- a CDS encoding peptidylprolyl isomerase, whose protein sequence is MSRSAFVAFAALAAPLLLAHPAAAQAPAGQPTAPTAADPAAGADPVVARVNGKPILRSDVLAAHRQLPAQVQQMPLDMIFPLVVDQVVSSRLLSDAGRSQNLQNDPDVKNQMARLEERVIERVYLTRVVEKAVTEEKLKAKYAEFVKTQPVGEEVKASHILLEKEDDAKRLTAELEKGGDFARAAREKSIDPSGRENGGDLGFFQKEQMVPEFSAAAFAMKKGETTKMPVKSQFGWHIIRVTDRRQMAAPTFEAAREELSSELTREAVDAHVKGLREGAKVELFNADGTPLAPTPAPGLTPAR, encoded by the coding sequence ATGAGCCGTTCCGCCTTCGTTGCCTTTGCCGCCCTGGCGGCCCCGCTGCTGCTTGCCCATCCCGCCGCGGCCCAGGCGCCGGCCGGCCAACCAACTGCGCCGACTGCTGCGGATCCTGCCGCCGGTGCCGATCCCGTGGTCGCGCGCGTGAACGGCAAGCCGATCCTGCGCAGCGACGTGCTGGCGGCCCACCGCCAGCTACCCGCCCAGGTGCAGCAGATGCCGCTCGACATGATCTTCCCGCTGGTGGTCGACCAGGTCGTCAGCTCGCGCCTGCTGAGCGATGCCGGCCGCAGCCAGAACCTGCAGAACGACCCCGACGTGAAGAACCAGATGGCCCGCCTGGAGGAGCGCGTGATCGAGCGCGTCTATCTGACGCGGGTCGTCGAGAAGGCCGTCACCGAGGAGAAGCTGAAGGCCAAGTACGCAGAGTTCGTCAAGACCCAGCCCGTGGGCGAAGAGGTGAAGGCGAGCCACATCCTGCTGGAGAAGGAGGATGACGCCAAGCGCCTGACCGCCGAGCTGGAGAAGGGCGGCGACTTCGCCCGCGCCGCGCGCGAGAAGTCGATCGACCCGTCGGGCCGCGAGAATGGCGGCGACCTCGGCTTCTTCCAGAAGGAGCAGATGGTGCCGGAATTCTCGGCCGCCGCCTTCGCCATGAAGAAGGGCGAGACGACCAAGATGCCGGTGAAGAGCCAGTTCGGCTGGCATATCATCCGCGTCACCGACCGCCGCCAGATGGCCGCCCCGACCTTCGAGGCCGCGCGCGAGGAGCTGAGCAGCGAGCTGACCCGCGAGGCGGTCGACGCGCATGTGAAGGGCCTGCGCGAGGGTGCCAAGGTGGAGCTGTTCAACGCCGACGGCACGCCGCTGGCGCCGACCCCCGCCCCGGGCCTGACGCCCGCGCGCTGA
- a CDS encoding AbrB/MazE/SpoVT family DNA-binding domain-containing protein — MLAFKITTVGGSAGIILTKEAMAQLKVKKGDTLFLTETPDGGYRLTPYDPEFERQMRLAEDILHDDREILRALAK; from the coding sequence ATGCTGGCCTTCAAGATCACAACCGTGGGCGGCTCGGCCGGCATCATCCTTACCAAGGAAGCAATGGCCCAGTTGAAGGTGAAGAAGGGGGACACGTTGTTTCTGACGGAGACGCCGGATGGCGGCTATCGACTGACCCCCTACGATCCGGAGTTCGAGCGCCAGATGCGGCTGGCTGAAGATATCCTGCATGACGATCGCGAGATCCTGCGGGCTCTCGCGAAGTGA
- the argJ gene encoding bifunctional glutamate N-acetyltransferase/amino-acid acetyltransferase ArgJ, which produces MAHKVSPLAPERFPDLPPIAGVRLGTIAAGVRYTTGRVDVMLAELAPGTTVAGVFTRSKTASAPVDWCRKALPGGQARAVIVNAGNANAFTGQAGFKAVQVTAEGVAQRLGCRPDEVYVASTGVIGEPLPAERITAVLDKLSQDLKPDHWAEAARAIMTTDTYPKGVTATARIGGTTVTINGFIKGSGMIAPDMATMLGFVFTDAALPADVMQALLTRGSDRSFNCITVDSDTSTSDTVLLFATGQAGNPTVEKASDPRLADFRRVLDGVLMELAHLVVKDGEGAEKLVAIRVGGAATAKAARRIGLAIANSPLVKTAIAAGDANWGRIVMAVGKSGEKADRDRLSISMGGVAVARNGVRVEGFDEGPVAAHMAGRAIDIDVDVGVGRASATVWTCDLTHAYIDINGSYRS; this is translated from the coding sequence ATGGCGCACAAGGTTTCCCCGCTCGCTCCCGAACGCTTTCCCGACCTGCCGCCGATCGCCGGCGTGCGCCTGGGCACCATCGCCGCCGGCGTCCGCTATACCACCGGGCGTGTCGACGTCATGCTGGCCGAGCTGGCGCCGGGCACCACCGTGGCGGGGGTATTCACGCGCTCCAAGACGGCCTCTGCCCCGGTCGACTGGTGCCGCAAGGCCCTGCCCGGCGGCCAGGCCCGCGCCGTCATCGTCAATGCCGGCAACGCCAATGCCTTCACCGGCCAGGCAGGTTTCAAGGCCGTGCAGGTGACGGCCGAGGGCGTGGCCCAGCGCCTGGGCTGCCGGCCGGACGAGGTCTACGTCGCCTCGACCGGCGTCATCGGCGAACCGCTGCCGGCCGAGCGCATCACGGCCGTGCTCGACAAGCTGTCCCAGGACCTGAAGCCCGACCATTGGGCCGAAGCCGCCCGCGCCATCATGACCACCGACACCTATCCGAAGGGCGTGACGGCGACGGCCCGGATCGGCGGCACCACGGTCACGATCAACGGCTTCATCAAGGGCTCGGGCATGATCGCGCCGGACATGGCGACGATGCTGGGCTTCGTCTTCACCGACGCGGCCCTGCCGGCGGACGTCATGCAGGCGCTGCTGACCCGCGGCTCCGACCGCAGCTTCAACTGCATCACGGTCGACAGCGACACCTCGACCAGTGACACGGTGCTGCTGTTCGCGACCGGCCAGGCCGGCAACCCGACCGTCGAGAAGGCGTCCGATCCCCGCCTGGCGGATTTCCGCCGGGTGCTGGACGGCGTCCTGATGGAGCTGGCCCATCTGGTGGTGAAGGACGGCGAGGGGGCCGAGAAGCTGGTGGCGATCCGCGTCGGCGGGGCGGCCACGGCCAAGGCGGCGCGCCGCATCGGACTGGCCATCGCCAACTCGCCTCTGGTCAAGACCGCGATCGCGGCGGGCGATGCCAACTGGGGCCGCATCGTCATGGCGGTCGGCAAGTCGGGCGAGAAGGCCGACCGCGACCGGCTGTCGATCTCGATGGGCGGCGTCGCCGTCGCCCGCAACGGCGTGCGCGTCGAAGGGTTCGACGAGGGGCCGGTTGCCGCGCACATGGCGGGCCGTGCCATCGACATTGATGTCGATGTCGGCGTCGGCCGGGCGTCCGCCACTGTCTGGACCTGCGATCTGACCCACGCCTATATCGACATCAATGGCAGCTACCGCAGTTGA
- a CDS encoding (deoxy)nucleoside triphosphate pyrophosphohydrolase, translated as MRYEIARPVALPTLLVAAVALVDADGRVLIAERPPGKSMAGLWEFPGGKVQPGETPEAALVRELGEELGIDTAERCLAPLTFASHRYESFHLLMPLFICRNWRGTPTPQEGQRLAWVRANRLRDYPMPPADEPLVAMLRDLL; from the coding sequence GTGCGCTACGAGATCGCCCGGCCGGTGGCGCTGCCGACCCTGCTGGTGGCGGCGGTGGCGCTGGTCGATGCCGACGGCCGCGTGCTGATTGCCGAGCGGCCGCCCGGCAAGTCGATGGCCGGCCTGTGGGAGTTCCCCGGCGGCAAGGTGCAGCCGGGCGAGACGCCGGAGGCAGCCCTGGTGCGCGAGCTGGGCGAGGAGTTGGGGATCGACACGGCCGAGCGCTGCCTGGCGCCGCTCACCTTCGCGTCGCATCGCTACGAGTCGTTCCACCTGCTGATGCCGCTCTTCATCTGCCGCAACTGGCGCGGCACCCCGACGCCGCAGGAGGGCCAGCGGCTGGCCTGGGTGCGCGCCAACCGCCTGCGCGACTATCCCATGCCGCCGGCGGACGAGCCGCTGGTCGCCATGCTGCGGGACCTCTTGTGA
- a CDS encoding type II toxin-antitoxin system death-on-curing family toxin gives MTDWAWIDAKVVFAIHDRLIAEHGGVAGIRDRGAIEAALDRPRNLAAYGTPDIADLAAACACGLLRNHGFLDGNKRIAWMAARLFIALNGYAFSCNALDAVRMVEQAAARQSTEAEFAAWLRAQTTSL, from the coding sequence GTGACGGATTGGGCATGGATCGACGCGAAAGTCGTTTTTGCGATCCATGATCGGCTGATCGCCGAGCACGGCGGAGTAGCGGGCATTCGCGATCGCGGCGCCATTGAAGCCGCGCTCGATCGCCCCCGAAACCTTGCAGCCTATGGAACGCCGGACATCGCCGATCTGGCGGCGGCTTGCGCGTGCGGCCTGTTGCGCAATCACGGGTTCCTTGACGGCAACAAGCGCATCGCGTGGATGGCTGCGCGCCTGTTCATTGCCCTGAACGGGTATGCATTTTCCTGCAATGCGCTGGATGCCGTCAGAATGGTCGAACAGGCGGCTGCGCGCCAATCGACCGAAGCCGAATTTGCCGCCTGGCTGCGCGCGCAGACGACCTCACTGTGA
- a CDS encoding ABC-F family ATP-binding cassette domain-containing protein, with product MGSISLRNVGVTVAEPLFQNLDLVIADGDRIGLVAGNGGGKSTLLRCLAGQAEPSAGTIIRSRGLKVGFVEQDVPANLLDLPLAEMVRRAIPPADRESQGWRVDLVLDELETPDDLRARPLRALSGGWQRLALLARTWVADPDALLLDEPTNHLDLDKIRLLEGWITSPLRQVPMVIASHDRQFLEACTNRTLFVRPEASRLYAHPYFAARALLADDDQADATRLARDAKEATRLRQSAAALRNVGINSRSDAAQKKSMQMAQRAEALERTLRPQHLARTADIRLASRTTHARVLAAFDDVTVRTPDGRALFRTGKLEVRQQDRIVLLGRNGVGKSQLVALLRRAMADPEAMPGVRVAPTVVLGYLDQQMSQLPPRETPHDFIGGTFRLGDQRTTSLLAGAGFMVDRQRQTIDRLSPGQKARLGLLAIRLAEPNFYLMDEPTNHVDIAGQEQLEAEILAQQATSVLVSHDRSFARAIGTRWLLIEGGKMKELDSPGDLV from the coding sequence ATGGGCTCGATCAGCCTGCGCAATGTCGGCGTCACTGTCGCCGAACCCCTCTTCCAGAACCTCGACCTCGTCATCGCCGATGGCGACCGCATCGGCCTCGTCGCCGGCAATGGCGGCGGCAAGTCCACCCTGCTGCGCTGTCTGGCCGGGCAGGCGGAACCGTCGGCCGGCACCATCATCCGCTCGCGCGGGTTGAAGGTCGGCTTCGTCGAGCAGGACGTGCCGGCAAACCTGCTCGACCTGCCCTTGGCCGAGATGGTGCGCCGCGCGATACCGCCGGCCGACCGCGAGAGCCAGGGCTGGCGCGTCGACCTCGTGCTGGACGAACTCGAGACGCCGGACGACCTGCGCGCCCGGCCGCTGCGGGCGCTCAGCGGCGGCTGGCAGCGATTGGCGCTGCTTGCCCGCACCTGGGTCGCCGACCCCGACGCCCTGTTGCTCGACGAGCCCACCAACCATCTGGACCTGGACAAGATCCGCCTGCTCGAAGGCTGGATCACCAGCCCGCTGCGCCAGGTGCCGATGGTGATCGCCAGCCACGACCGTCAGTTCCTGGAAGCCTGCACCAACCGCACGCTGTTCGTGCGGCCCGAGGCGTCGCGCCTCTATGCCCATCCCTACTTCGCCGCCCGCGCGCTGCTGGCTGACGACGACCAGGCCGACGCCACCCGGCTGGCGCGCGATGCCAAGGAGGCGACGCGGCTGCGCCAGAGTGCGGCGGCACTGCGCAATGTCGGCATCAACAGCCGCAGCGACGCCGCGCAGAAGAAGTCGATGCAGATGGCCCAGCGCGCCGAGGCGCTGGAACGGACACTGCGTCCGCAGCACCTGGCCCGCACGGCCGATATCCGGCTGGCCAGCCGCACCACCCACGCCCGCGTCCTGGCCGCCTTCGACGATGTGACGGTGCGCACGCCCGACGGCCGGGCACTTTTCCGCACCGGCAAGCTCGAGGTGCGCCAGCAGGACCGCATCGTGCTGCTGGGGCGCAACGGCGTCGGCAAGTCGCAACTGGTCGCCCTGCTGCGCCGGGCCATGGCCGATCCCGAGGCCATGCCCGGCGTCCGCGTCGCCCCGACCGTGGTGCTGGGCTACCTCGACCAGCAGATGTCGCAACTGCCGCCACGGGAGACGCCGCACGACTTCATCGGCGGCACCTTCCGCCTGGGCGACCAGCGCACCACCAGCCTGCTGGCGGGCGCGGGCTTCATGGTCGACCGGCAGCGCCAGACGATCGACCGCCTGTCGCCCGGCCAGAAGGCCCGTCTCGGCCTGCTGGCGATCCGGCTGGCCGAGCCCAATTTCTACCTGATGGACGAGCCGACCAACCATGTCGACATCGCCGGCCAGGAACAGCTCGAGGCCGAGATCCTGGCCCAGCAGGCGACCTCGGTCCTGGTCTCCCACGACCGCAGCTTCGCGCGCGCCATCGGCACGCGCTGGCTGTTGATCGAAGGCGGAAAGATGAAAGAGCTGGACAGTCCTGGCGATCTGGTGTGA
- a CDS encoding ComF family protein — protein MMEAPRRPAAIARKAAAIAVGAGRRVMDVLLPPRCLACGTIVAADGALCPTCWSTITFISAPCCRRCGVPFAFDPGAGTECAECIRQPPGFERARSAVRYDDASRPLILGFKHADRTHAAPAYAAWMARAAGPLLAEADVVVPVPLHWSRLIYRRYNQAAMLAMALGRLGRRPAVPDALVRRRRTPTQGLLRRLGRFRNVAGAFAVHPRRRAAISGKRVLLVDDVLTTGATVEACVRALRGTGAAAVDVVTLARVVREG, from the coding sequence ATGATGGAAGCGCCACGCCGCCCCGCCGCTATCGCCCGGAAAGCCGCCGCGATCGCGGTCGGCGCCGGCCGCCGGGTCATGGACGTGCTGCTGCCGCCGCGCTGCCTTGCCTGCGGTACGATCGTCGCGGCCGATGGCGCGCTGTGCCCGACCTGCTGGTCGACCATCACCTTCATTTCCGCCCCTTGCTGCCGTCGTTGCGGGGTGCCGTTCGCCTTCGACCCCGGCGCCGGCACGGAATGTGCCGAATGCATCCGCCAGCCGCCCGGCTTCGAGCGCGCGCGCTCTGCCGTCCGCTACGACGATGCCAGCCGGCCGCTGATCCTGGGCTTCAAGCACGCAGACCGCACCCATGCCGCCCCGGCCTATGCCGCCTGGATGGCGCGCGCCGCCGGACCGCTGCTGGCGGAAGCCGACGTGGTCGTGCCGGTGCCCCTGCATTGGAGCCGGCTGATCTATCGCCGCTACAACCAGGCGGCGATGCTGGCGATGGCGCTGGGCCGCCTCGGCCGGCGACCGGCAGTTCCCGATGCCCTGGTGCGCCGCCGGCGCACGCCCACCCAGGGCCTGCTGCGGCGGCTCGGACGGTTCCGCAACGTCGCCGGCGCCTTTGCCGTCCATCCCCGCCGGCGCGCGGCAATCAGCGGCAAGCGGGTGCTGCTGGTGGACGACGTGCTGACGACCGGGGCCACGGTCGAGGCCTGCGTGCGTGCCCTGCGCGGGACGGGTGCGGCTGCGGTCGACGTGGTGACGCTGGCGCGCGTGGTGCGCGAGGGCTAG